The DNA sequence GGATGAATGTTTTAATGGTGAAGCTGAAGTCCACAAACAGGATCCTGGCGTAGGTTTCTGAAGAGTCCAGGTGCTGGAGGATGAAGTGGAGGGCCATGTTGACTGTGTCTTCTACCCACTCGTTGGCTCTGGATGTGAGGTGGGACAGCGCAAGAACTTCATGACCACAGAGGTCAGGGCGATGGGTCTGTAGTCATTGGTCATTTCTGGTATACAGACAGTAAGCACTGGTGCTCCCCATGGATGTGCCCTCTCTGCACTGCTCTTCTCCCTCTACACCAACAACTGCACCTCCAACGACCCAGCTGTTAAACTCCTGAAGTTTGCAGACGACACTACGGTCATCGGACTCATCCAAGATGGTGATGAGTCTGCATATCGGCGGGAGGTTGAACGGCTGGTGCTCTGGTACAGTCAGAACAACTTGGAGATGGAGATGACAGTGGACGTTAGGAGATACCTCTCAGCACTGCTCCCCCTCACAATAACCAACAGCCCTATGTCAACCGTGGAGACCTTCAAGTTTCTGGGAACTACCATTTCTCAGGACCTGAAGTGGGAGACAAACATCAATTCCATCCTCAAAAACTCCCAGCAGAGGATGTACTTTCTGCAGCAACTGAGGAAGTATGGCCAGTTCAAAACCATAGTCAGTGAATATGTCCTGTGCACATTCATCATGGTCTGGTTCGGAGCAGCCTCAAAACAGGATAGGAACAAGCTGCAGTGAACAGAAAGGATAAAATAATTGGTACTCCCTTGCCCACTCTCCAGGACGTGTATTCTTCAAGAACCAGGAAATTGGCAGGGAAAAGCATTACAGATCCTCACACCCTGGACACAACCTTTTTCAACTCCTCCCCTCCAGCAGGCCCTACAGAACCCTGTATACCAAAACTACCAGACATAAGAGCAGTTTCTCTCCTTGTGCCGTCACCCTCATTACTAGCTGACCAGTATCATCTGCTGTACCATAGATATTCTCAGTTCTTCAGATAGTTATTACACCCTGCTTCACAtctataaatactgtattgtgCAAATACTCATACATCACAATTTAATTCCCATAGGTGATGcacattattgttgtttgcaataccacacacacttgcatgtatgtatattatACTGTTTGTCTTTTACATAATCtgtgtatttcttgtatattgTGAATTGTCTGTAAATAATATGTACattgtctgtactgtatattgtctGTATTGCTTGAGAGACACCAACGGCCATAACCAAATTCcttgtgtgtgttaacatggccagtaaacctgattctgattaaGTCCTGTGGTCCTTGGTTTTTTGGAGAACGGCAAGCAGGCTGGCGCGTGGCATGTAAATACATCATGTTAAAGTTAATataattgataattgattctTAAAACATGATTGATCCTAATTGCTCCACAGAATTCTTATATAAGGAGTCATATAATAAAACTGTTAATTGTTTGATTACACTTTATACATCAATCAACTCTTTCATATATTGGGATGCCCCAGTGGTCTGATAAGGGAGTTTTGTtgcaaaggaaaggaaaggaaaattAGATTCAATTCCACTTAACTGTGAATGAGACAAAGAGAGCAGAACATGAACATGCCTCATAGAAGAAACCAGGAGATGAACCTGTAACCTTGTGTTTGTCTGAGGTACAATGACACCATCTGCTggtgaaaatgaagaaatgctGTAGAAGCACTGGCatggaaatgtaattttgtattgatgtaaatactgagaaaaagaagagaggagtcACAGCCAGGTCTGCTCAGGTAACAAGTGCattaataaaatgttcaaaCTTTTGTCCAGCTCTACATTTCTTTCAAAGATTGTGACAGACTGGACATGAACAGTAgagctcatgggggaattgttgggtcttaATTAAATAGGACAGTCTTGActtgctctgtgtgaaaagtgtcctgagatcacttttgtcttgttgttcagaaaaagtgtgtgtgtgtgtgtgtgtgtgtgtgtgtgtgtgtgtgtgtgtgtgtagcggtAGATAGACCAGAGACTCACTAAATTTTTGCAGAATAACTATAGCTTGCTTTCACCACAGGGTGGCAGTATAATTCCAAACACAAAGCGGCTAACTAACGCTTGTGGGATTAGATACAAGCTTGTTTGTTCAATTACCTGAAACTACGAGTTTACAGGACAGCAACACGACAGCAGCTGAGTAACAGCAAGCAGTCAAGAGGAATGTTAAAGTTGTCCTGGTGTTGTAAGCAGCTATGCCCCAAGTCCATATTTAACAATCTGGCCTGTGTGAGAAGATTAAACATTTTGCATAGTGTTTAATGTATCTGTAGTCTTCTTCAACTTCTGTGCCTTTACACAGCCTCTGACTAGTGACCACTCAATAAATCAACTGACCacttaaatgttctttttgaaTATGATCAGAGTGCAGCAAATAAACAGaacacagacaggaagctcTCTGCTGCAAACTAAATGATATGCAGCATTAGGTTTATACATTGGGACAGACACTTCCTCCCAAGTCTAAAATTgcatcattcattttctatgaaACTCTTGTTCCTGTTAAGAGTTTGAATGTCAGTCAAATATAGAACACAGTTATTAACAACTTGAACTTCCACAGAATAAATGCATGATGACACTGACAGATGACCAAATATAGTAGAGTGTTTCTGACACAGCAGCCACAGCCTGAGTTCTGTCTGTTGACAGGAAATGTTTACACAGAGTATCTGATTATGTCATTGACAGGTTTGTGTGGTTTTCTCCATGTTGTCAAATTGCATCAGATAAGACCCTAGCTAAGGTTAGTTCAGCCAGCTAACTGAATGGCTCAAACAGACTTAAACCATGTAACACACAGCTTTGAAACTATTTTATTGGTTGCAATGTACACTGTCTGCATTCGATTTGTGTGACAATGTCCTCTTTGAttggattaaaatgtaaatattcttccCACTTTATGTTTGCCTGCTTGATTTTACTTAATGTCTTATATTGGACAGTAATGATCGAAACGTCTTTTTACCGTAAGTGTTGCAATATAGGGGCATTTGCGGGGGATACAGTGATTCGTGACTTAAAAAGAATGTGGAAGGAGGGTAAAATGGTTGGCCCCTTGAACTCCCTACTCCTGGTGCCCTGAGCTGAGTGTTTGGTTATTCTGGTGTTGTTACTGAATGAAGGAATATTTTTTGtcaggaaggagagaaaagaaaagaatatttaTTGGATCTTAaaagcttttgtgtttttttgattAAGGATTGTGACATGAGTAAGTATTTGGTCTAAAATAAAGATTCCTCAAAAGGTAAAGAGCATGTTGACATGAAGGTCACTGTGAAGGTTCATGGTCCTAAAAAGAAGAATCCACACAACAGACAGAATAagaacaatcataacaataacaacaacagcagcaatagccggGGAAGGACgtcaacaggactgtgaaggaccgcgaaggctcggcctgcaacccagggtttcctgtgagatgagaaagcacaaaaaactccgggaaAGAAGCCAaattagtaacatgcattaatggtacatgaatgcatactgtTTCCCTTTTGTTTCCTAGGTtcgtggtgatggtgatgatgaaggtgtTGCAGTGACCTACAGCAAgcttcctcctctcctgctgGAGCCTCCACTGATCCCAGCAACCTCTACGCTACCGTTAACAAACCCAACAAATAACAGATCACAGTGTTCATATcgttacatttaatttataacCGATTAGTTAAAGCTTTCTGATGAGAATGATGAGAACAATTAGCCTTTACTTCATAATAGAGACTTTATCTCTGTGGGGAATTTGTCTATGCAATCTAAACCCTAAAAAGAAATGTACTGTCTATTTTATCCTAACATTCAACTATTTACAGTGTGCAGAACAGACTGTGCTTGACACATGAAGAGAAAGacatttcagctcagtgatgGTTGTTCTAGTGTTGAGTTAAAGTTAAAATCTTAGTTTTCACTgctattttatttcttcttatatttttttctctttaagcATGTCTGTTATTTTTTAGGGTGtaataatttaaacatttatgtgtctgttcagttttgctttgttATGGTACAAAAGTGTCAAAAGGCAAACTGAGCAGAGGTGGgatgtgatcatgtgacatcCCCACTTGGTGTCATCCTTGAGAGTCATATATTAAACAGCTGAATATGGAAAGTGGAAACTATAAGAAATCAAAAGAGGTTGTAGATCTATTGTACAGTttcacagtttaaaataaaattcaatttatGTTACAAGCTTCTTTCAGATTTTCTTAGaaatttatatttgtgtttggtGCATTATTTTAGAGAGAGATTAAacaggacctattatgcttctttcagctctaaatttttatttttggactccactagagcagctctgcatgattcacagttcaaaaaaactcatttatcttatactggccctttatgcagcccctcaatatacacagtttctctttacACTCAGTATAACAGTATAACTTTACTGTCagtgcaaaccaaacatttcctgctttattgcatcaaattaaaagctttcaaATGACTATATaacttttattgtgaataaCTTACAGGaattaaacatgttcctcactgaattagcagagcttcgttagcggcgctaaaaaccggtggaaacaacaacacatggagctatttgttcagcggatcagttagaaataatgcagggaggaatagtacaagcagaaacaaccacagtgatgatgatgtttgatgaagaactgcagacaaccagcacacctccaacaggtaaactacttattttactttgctgtgctgtgtaatgacGTCATGGCTTGGAGTAACTACTCCCGGAGCAGAGCAGCCAAGTCGCGCGCTGTGcacgtagcagatgtccatataaagaaatccatcacgaCCTGACGTCAGCTCGAGCTGAAAgtaggaaaaaacagaaagtgaacattcagtctgaagctgcagctttctgctcacagggattactgctacatacgtttacctcgttatttgacacatcggccacttttaacatgaacatcccacattgtgacattatatatatatgtctgaaaataaggaaaagcaaaACACATCCCCTTTAAAGCAAATACATCACACACTCTTCTTGCTTCGTCTGACAACACACCAGTGGCACTGAATCACagcttcctcctctgctgctgttttttttagaaCATCTTGGTACCACTTTCCTCTATGGTGcctgtaattactgtaaaattcaacaaatatgatgaaatgtgaaaatgtacaatactgtgcaaaagttttaggcaccctagatgtttatattcttatccattatgcaataccatcagggaggtgactgatcggtcccaaatatattcatgacatgacaatgaccccaagcatacagctagagacataaagaactatttccagcaacaagaagaatgatgagtcctgcaacagatggtctctgatctcaacatcatggagtcaatctgagattacatgaagaagcacctgagacggcctaaataataaatccacagaagaggagaactgctgctgttttaaaggcaaagctgctcacagcagatattgatttcatttaggtttctgctgtttactcaactttgtaagaagttaattgataaattaaaacaatttatagcaatatttttgtaagcattctcactttatttttagtgcctaaaacttttgaaCAGTAATGTACATTTCCGCGAAACTTATAAGGGAAGTCACTATGAGGAAGTGACACGTTTCTCTTCAACACGCACCTGTTCAGAGACTCTGACACTTAAGAAAGAAGGAGCagaaaaagcagacagagaggcaCGATGGCTGAATTCAAatggattaaaatgtttttatttcttatacTGGAGCTTCAGATTACAGGTAAGGACACATAGAACATaccagaaacattttatttgattaaaacagacaacagctgtttgtttttaacctgATTAGTTTAGTAGACTCCTACAACCTGCAAACTTCTCTTGAATCTAAAATTTTCTTCATGCTATCTGTCAGAATAAAAGCcatgtttatatttcagtttattattcatgtttctATCACCTCTTTATCACAGCAGTGACTGGACAGTTTTCCTCCGTCATTGTCAGAGACGGAGATGATGCGACTTTGCCTTGTGAAAATgtgtcagccaatcaggataAATGTGACAAAACTAACTGGATCTTCAGTAGTTCAAACCCAGTGGATCTGGTCAAACGTGGACAGATTcatgaaaataccaaagttaaatcagacagactgagtgttacAGCGGACTGTTCTCTGGTTATAAAGAAGATCACACAAGAGGATGTTGGTCGTTACCACTGTCAACAGCACAGATCAGGACAAGACTCCCAGCtttatctgtctgttattaacagtgagtatttacattattaagttttcagctcaaactgttagaacaataaactgaaacattacaataattgATGAAGcaattttgtctttatgttcTTCACCAGTGAATAAACATGAAGACAGTGACTATGTGACGCTGTCCTGCTTTGTGAGGACACATGATCGATGTAGACACAGAGTGAAGTGGCTGAATGAGGGTCATGATGCGGATGAAGACATGATAATACCACAGGATAGCTGCTATGTTACAGTGAGATTTCCTGCTTCTCATCTCAAGCTGAAGTCAGCATCtcatgagatatttcagtgtaaaGTGACAGATGGTTACACTAACAAAGAACATCTGTTTACCTTCAGCCCTCCGTCCTCAGGTGAGAATATGAATTATCACAAACTACAGTTCAGTAATGAGGGATCAATATTCAATAACCTCTAACCCTTCTTTCCAAACTAAGTGTTGTTGTATAACTAACAGGAGACCATTGATGTGTGAAGTGATTCTGGGGACACTATAAGAGTGAAGTcattgaatattgttttaagtgtCTCTTTTCGGTCTCTGCACCTTCGTCTCACAGTCAGCTGTACATAGAGAACAATGTTATTAGTCCGGCTCAGAGGACGGCTCACTGAAAATAAGGTTGTAGCTTGTTGTCTACCTTACTACGGTAGGAAAGAGGCCtcgtttgtgttttaacaatgtttctCTTATGAATTATTGACGTGTTCATCACTCTTAAGTGTCCTCTGGAAACACTTCCCTTGTtgtttctgtaatgtgttgtgttgtggtatttgcagtgtgttttctaaatgctgcacatgtgttgtcaaattgatgaagatgttttcttattttgctgGTGTTTTGTCCATTTGCATGAGTTATCTTAAGTTGCAGCGTGTTTGCCCTCGTCAGCCACCATATAAACCATTTCCACAGAAACATACGATTGCTAATACTTGAACCAAGCCAGTCAGACGCTGGCTGAAGTGAAGCATCATACTGacttaaaaaaaccaaaaacatgcaaaattcACAAGAGGTTGATGTCACTCACGTTGTTACACACGACTCAAAACCAGCAGAGGATGAACTTAGACCATATTATCAGAAACTGAGCCGATTCTTTCAGACTTTCATCcaacaattaaaacatgataTTCCATAAACTAATGTTGCAACATAGTTGAAtacaaaagacaacaacaataatgataaaaataaatcacaaccaaatatatatatgataataataataatgctgatTTCTCCTGGGAGGGTCATATTCCTGGATGGGTGGACGTGCTCATAAAGCCAgatctgtttttatcttgtcATTGTTAGAGAGTAAAACCtccagagctctgctgctgttgttaccACATTCTCACCAAAACACTTCCCCTTCAGTTCTTAGAAATATTTACTTCAAAGATACAAATAGGAACTAACAGGTCTCAGACCACTAAAATATCTTATCTGTTCTTTCCCAGCTGCTGCAGTATCACCATGTTGCATCATGTTGAGCATCAAGAGTCAAAGTTTGactcttcacctgtctgttcatgtgtgctGTCAATCATCACCATGAATCCTGTCTGTTgttaaacatgataaaaaaaatgtcattttgttgtaaagcagAAACATACTTCTGCTTCACAATCAGTTTATTTGCTTTAAAATCACTTGTATGTAACTGTTATTTAACCAGGCAGATGTCTCTGCTCCACAGCAGATTAGTGTGAAATTTGTACCATCTTACATccatgttttcacattttaaaagcattacATGATGAGATCATGATCATAAACATGAGGTAGTTATAAATACAGCAGTGGAAAGGAAGTGGTGTTGGTGGTGAGTGGGTGGAGACAATCACCCTTAACTTATTGAAGGGTATTTCCTCACCACAGTTTGTTGGTGTTTGAagattttatttgtccaggtgaGGATGTAAAAACCACAACATCAACACCAACATGAATAAGTGGATAAAGCGAATAAGTCGAGCCAAAACaactttcttttgtcttctggttcatctctctgtctgtctcttgttCTTCTTTCATGTTCAGGTGATGCAACACCAACAACCAATGATActccaacaaaacaacaaggtAGTGATTTAACAACTTGTATCTCTCTGAGTGTAAAGTATGAATGTCAGACTGAGTCTTGGCTGTGGGTGGAGATATTCTCTTATTCAGTTCATCTCAGtcagtgtgttcacacacatgTCTGAGTCTCAAACCTTGTTGTTGttcactgttctctctctttctgtctctcagccttTGACGCGTAAAGTACAAAACAGATagaagagaaatatttcttAATGTCATGTGtagatttgtatttttggtGCTTTCTATCCAGtggtgtttttatatgtaaaaaattGGTGGGACACCAACTACTTCAATAGATAAGCTGCATACCAGGAACACTACAGTACTTGCTCTTgctactgatgtgttttttttatcatgttatgGGTCCATGCATGGCTCCACAAAACACTTTCAACAACAAAGTGGCTGCTTCtagcagtgtgtatgtgagtgactcagagaggcagagagagagagagagagaaagagagagagaaattacacAAGTTACATCACCACTGTCACAAGCCTAAATTATACAACACATAGTTctgaccaagcaatctgattggtcaactagacatttagaatgtgctcaaatcagcatgacagcacacctagctgtgctcaaatgaaaaaagctaAAATTATTACTCTGCCATTCATTAGAATTACAGACCGTGACATCGCGCTCACAACAACAGTCCTTTCTGGGTAGACGACTGGAGGTTGATTTGAATTGCggagatatgtgaacttggcaaacttgtttttttctgttgtcattttcagccgtaactgtaacgtttcaagatatatagttaaacacggtggtccgacgtggggggggggggggggggtgtctgCGGTGTTGTCTTccttttatatttgtaaaactggattaaactgaactgattaggggttgtggggaaaacaaaacagaccctTTACCAAGTGGgttgaactctgagactgtgagacgagttacacacacacacagtcacacacatacgAAACCCGAACCCTTCTCCCCTCTTCATCATTACCTGGCGCCCCGAAACACAGCAAAACGTAgccattttcccttcagttgagagtttatctcagctcccactccagcatcctccatcagctgtgccgGTGACACGGCGCAGCTagcttaaaaatatatgttatatgtatATCTTTTAACTACAGGAGtctaaacagtgaaaaatgtttttaatgttttaattctcTTTGCAGTTTGGTTGAGGTTCATCATCGTGTCTGTGGGTTTAACTGCACACATAATAATCGTTGTATCAGTCAACATATGGACTAGAACTAAAGGTGAGAACATTCACAGAACGTTTATGAACAAGAAGTTTTGATGAACTCAGATTTTTACTGATGAAGCtaaactctttttttgtgtttccagtGAACAAATCACAGATGGATGACAATGCTGTGagtttaaaaactgaatattcaaatgtttatgtttgtggtaGTTCACTATTTACTGTGATTCTATAAAGACAATAAGAATAAACAGTGTTGACTGTATTAGTCTGAAACaaaggttgtttatttgttctatttAATCTCAGAATCTcaggtgtgttgtgttgtttttcacaggtgcataatgatgaagatgaagatgaaggtacGGTGACCTATGAAAACGATGGAGAACCTTCTGCTACTGTCAGACTCCACTGATCAACAACTTTCACACCAACATCAACTCACCAGAGTCCACCGCagttaaataacatttcatcagattttatATGAGAAGTTAAagcctttgtttgtgttttggtggGTTTAGGTGgctgattctttttttaactgcagcactgttttgtcaaacttttcacccattttaagaatttaaacaaatgtttaaagttTGCTTTTTACACTGTAGCTTCTTCTCAGTTCTTTCATTATTtgtacagaaaaacacatttttaagtaactttcattttggattgtttttaacatgtttgttttaaattgtgtagAATAGACTTTACTGAGCTGGGAGCTCTAATAGAGTCAGTAACTGTCTTCTCTTTATTATAACTGATATTATATTACTGGCcagtatttctctgtgtttccttgctgagctgcagtggacggataataaaacaaagacggaaataaaaagactaactttagGAGATTcccacttgatttgattaactctgagtgctgaagcctcatattaacttcagataaactttggaatatatttttgtacagaatgAGGATTTTGTTCCTCATCTCTGACACTGGAAGCATGTTAGAAAGGGATC is a window from the Thunnus thynnus chromosome 18, fThuThy2.1, whole genome shotgun sequence genome containing:
- the LOC137169325 gene encoding uncharacterized protein, which produces MAEFKWIKMFLFLILELQITAVTGQFSSVIVRDGDDATLPCENVSANQDKCDKTNWIFSSSNPVDLVKRGQIHENTKVKSDRLSVTADCSLVIKKITQEDVGRYHCQQHRSGQDSQLYLSVINMNKHEDSDYVTLSCFVRTHDRCRHRVKWLNEGHDADEDMIIPQDSCYVTVRFPASHLKLKSASHEIFQCKVTDGYTNKEHLFTFSPPSSGDATPTTNDTPTKQQVWLRFIIVSVGLTAHIIIVVSVNIWTRTKVNKSQMDDNAVHNDEDEDEGTVTYENDGEPSATVRLH